A single window of Hylaeus volcanicus isolate JK05 chromosome 8, UHH_iyHylVolc1.0_haploid, whole genome shotgun sequence DNA harbors:
- the LOC128881435 gene encoding multiple epidermal growth factor-like domains protein 8 isoform X2, which translates to MGWVSSTAVWITIWSCLLRGFKLAPQTSPKQIPCDKTRKVFTDSWGIISDGPFGSNYTQDSHCEWLIKANNSRQFITLSFRTMGTECSYDYVFVYDGDSFRSPLLGSFSGKTEPQQVTSSSGYMLILLYSDTNYVLDGFHAEFSVTNCPNNCTNHGKCINNTCFCENDWGGRDCSHALCPNNCSYGGECDLKRCQCHHGYSGQSCSLHKTHPEGNKWYWLSHSEGGLRPRAAHTAVYIKETDSLYVFGGYDLNYILSDLEVYQFSTSQWEDAYGNVLEGTSSAEYLDPMLIATELDRIGSGANESYGLPKSSLIWRVIYSINNNDTLGLRNHGNAEHKEHERKGQETRKDDTSKSTIRIERNEDVRRKHSRHPKPRYAQTTRHRRNLENLNLYRDFHAANAKSDVLYWEEQNVGNPMDEKLVVDESFEDEPTKPPIDELPKPSSRYGHAACRYDDGFVIYGGKVQDGSLSNELWHYNINTRIWTLRAKNSPFYPPQLTRHTLTLANDYIYLFGGSTVDGEFSSSLYNIKLNLSDATATTERWKEVHPRGGKELDVRVVAHSTVYHRATNSLLVYGGVVASVARFSKLSDRMFVFQLDRKVWSEIHYPRAHLRDTYVPRERAFHTCNIIGNYLVVFGGYSHRHNKEEICYDNQMYLYHLGCHAWVSHDVLGLNDKDSRYPKQQGVFAHAADVRNGNTLLLVGGYHGNVNADLLAYTLPPMLAPGDEDYIEPEQICSRHKSLMECAANPECGWCSADEICYGRTIGSNCTTNLQTTRCPGVCPALGDCHSCLIHGQPGGGWGTTARGKKSVSNKLNLGTCTWCVQNARCHHKDDNYGVCGLRDDTPLQIPGWWGPKGTEIIKVEECREMDKRPGLTFLKYKPPVNFSQPDSVTIVNATTVDFNVPSVQGAKIESALGGEMIARLIGFLRPPQYYWDSTVEHLKICVSYNSATLHVSRSDDPQELELVANLTAETSQCIPTKWPDGHQMMLLPGRYLLDFESKRMVTASYAYASKMEITHNKKTENPKVFTFEYLEPYQNGSCHQYKNCLHCLTDSSCGWCDIINKCLSRSINETESCVADMDWDEDGSPIREWHYLTITPSACANCSNYISCESCVGSNLCEWWTEEARCARIGRVPNAVVSLDQCPIPCRQRSNCTQCLDERGRCVWCEATQECFSFSVYTSEYQFGLCREWMDQAGLMGVTARSGSSLTGNDQCKSCSRHTNCSSCLHSLSCGWCYSLENPILGVCVQGDFNQPHVNCSLVINEYQNSTLEADESSWAYAQCPDVDECDLGLHDCHPNALCTNTHGSFSCQCKRGFNGDGKENCTKTCYEKCINGRCSEDPLYKCECYLGWTGPDCRTNCGCYNHSTCVQGPGVCDECQDWTTGVYCEECKAGSYGNATTSLGCKKCNCNEHGDKDLAICDRQTGVCFCRDNTQGDMCQRCKKGYYGDPRDGGMCYYGCMSRGMLGGEGAGRQGLGSRHSQLSLRESHFGESPTRECLWIVSPKTDLSSDTMLLGTQSVIQFTIHEDINVSCQENSVYVYDGLPEFVSSTTSHQSQLLGVYCTESTDYPVTVEAKSGFLTVHYKQLDEVEGFNASYIIMTCNSCPGNRECRSGNCLCKTGFVGINCDIELCPNNCTSSKKQGICDKGYGRCVCTAGYGGHDCSIVIKDHQLVFTELFNSEYLADHLDHLRKTLPRFGHTLVADRRGSLWMFGGYSLSHGPLNDIRLFDTKNNTWMPITVESNSEASMPQGRYFHATEIVHSRQQIYVYGGLSMKEEDIQGLSNNTLSDFWKFSLQNQKWTQITRDELEREPPPLAGHTLTLRRNGESESLLLIGGFSPKYGYLDIVWEFNLETETWHTINTIGNGPLGVYGHSTVYHSKSDSFYIFGGYTYAINRTFISNKLYALNYKTRTWSVLPPFDDDLTDGSSLPQARFLHSAVTTDEYMVIFGGRQNPHNTSDSLIAYKYSCNLWIRLITKDMEVIGSPPPPAYAHAMTHADPESNAVYVVGGFDGGIKSHVTLINIPEDLCNLWTDKITCRKYFGCSFCSVTTISGNNASFCFSNEVSVNKDDRCDINVTQAQRSNGIFCNSEWMASRKCQNFKTCTECLAKWPYYTNEEPVCKWCMNCQDGSCIPSDKDCDELNRCSIRQMSAMDVNQCGERQCPASDCEKCKSLGEGCVWTRQVLKISEVGVAVTGEPVYDWNCVPNVIFERSSIKKGSTQCEKRCVDHKDCRSCLKGTGAEGGWRECRWSTQLNECISPSYQPLYCAGGVCGLVLRNSDMDHCPEPCSVFKQCSTCLKHSHCGWCSLNSTNMTGQGICTEGSLEAPADHPAGGTCEMLYYQQFPQTEARVITFLKSPSIPNVISKPIFSWHYVRCPPENECTNGHHTCSPKSEKCFDSEEGFECMCGDGYKTETPSSNEFGRKICVPMCTQGCVRGTCIDPNVCRCDFGYVGANCSIQCQCNGHSNCAGPDKLDVCLECHNNTMGPQCDKCLPLFVGNPMDNGQCIPCLEYCNGHTRICINESMTVPDPNSINKMSFDLLKKQLVEGPVAKAKCVNCGNNTKGDKCGECMTGYFRGTEDLRDVCRPCECHGHGFTCDPVTGEKCNCGNNTESQPCTSGPMKGTNTGGPPCWMVQCSKCKENYAGVPTMGHQCYKTVTVDNKMCFDSKLIDECKLKPKPLNPGQTVFYMVQPRFMNVDIRVMVDVTQGALDLFLSPRDDSFVVTLNSTTGYQDVELDNRFVWRKDSHMWSDEHTGSRMRIVEFHPDNTFAFTSNGTTTEPDWNTGPQYIVMERYAESLATFLTIEKRNTLLVVRNLTNRLVLTLPQDKHELHQTKFHIALRAIDPVHPEISGRAAYGMIFFRQDQLHIDLFVFFSVFFSCFFLFLAGCVVAWKTKQAADVRRARRRHVVEMLHMAKRPFASATIIYDRNGNDCSPSSPQRKNRRNKLVSFHSDVRPVAVEPTDDGVAAVATVFIRLPGGRQAPVKLALGSSLILLTRVYPVNSRVFLRRRNSHALN; encoded by the exons atggGGTGGGTCTCATCCACCGCAGTATGGATTACTATATGGAGTTGCCTATTGCGGGGCTTCAAATTAGCTCCACAAACGTCTCCAAAACAAATACCATGTGATAAAACGAGGAAAGTGTTTACTGATTCTTGGGGAATCATTAGCGATGGACCGTTTGGCTCAAATTATACACAAGATTCTCACTGTGAATGGCTTATAAAAG CAAACAACAGCCGCCAATTTATCACTTTAAGTTTCCGTACAATGGGAACAGAATGTAGTTATGATTATGTGTTTGTTTATGATGGAGATTCCTTTCGATCTCCACTTTTAGGTAGTTTTAGTGGAAAAACAGAACCACAGCAAGTGACATCGTCATCTGGTTAT atgttaatattattgtacagcGATACAAACTATGTTTTGGATGGTTTCCATGCAGAATTTTCAGTCACAAATTGTccaaataattgtacaaacCATGGAAAATGCATTAATAATACTTGTTTTTGCGAAAATGATTGGGGTGGGAGAGATTGCTCCCATGCTCTTTGTCCAAACAATTGCAGTTATGGTGGAGAATGCGATTTAAAACGATGTCAATGCCATCACGGATATTCGGGACAGTCTTGCTCGTTACATAAAACACATCCAGAAGGCAACAA GTGGTACTGGCTTTCTCACTCTGAAGGTGGACTAAGACCACGAGCAGCGCATACAGCGgtgtatataaaagaaactgaTTCTCTTTACGTTTTTGGCGGGTATGATCTCAATTATATACTCAGCGATTTGGAAGTATATCAGTTTAGTACAAGTCAATGGGAAGATGCCTATGGTAACGTATTAG AAGGCACCTCGTCCGCAGAATACTTAGATCCTATGCTCATCGCTACTGAATTAGATCGGATAGGTTCAGGTGCAAACGAATCATATGGTCTTCCCAAATCGTCGTTGATTTGGAGAGTCATCTACAGTATTAACAACAATGACACCCTTGGTTTACGTAATCACGGAAACGCAGAACATAAGGAACATGAAAGGAAGGGTCAAGAAACCAGGAAAGATGACACGAGTAAAAGTACAATTAGGatagaaagaaacgaagatgTTCGAAGAAAGCATTCTAGGCATCCAAAACCGCGATATGCACAAACTACAAg aCATCGCAGAAATCTTGAAAACTTGAATCTTTATCGAGACTTTCACGCTGCAAATGCAAAGAGTGACGTATTGTATTGGGAGGAGCAAAATGTTGGCAATCCTATGGATGAGAAGCTAGTGGTAGATGAATCGTTCGAGGATGAGCCTACAAAACCACCGATCGACGAATTACCCAAGCCGAGTTCACGTTATGGTCATGCTGCTTGTAGATACGACG ATGGTTTCGTAATATATGGTGGAAAAGTACAAGATGGTTCTTTGTCAAATGAACTATGGCACTACAATATTAATACACGTATTTGGACATTACGAGCTAAAAACTCCCCGTTCTATCCACCACAATTGACAAGACATACTCTTACTTTAGCAAATGATTATATCTATCTTTTCGGAGGTAGTACAGTCGATGGTGAATTTTCGTCGagtctttataatattaaattgaatttat ctGATGCTACCGCAACTACAGAGAGATGGAAGGAAGTACATCCTCGAGGGGGTAAAGAACTAGACGTACGCGTAGTAGCACATTCAACCGTATACCACCGCGCTACTAATTCTCTATTAGTTTACGGAGGAGTAGTGGCTAGCGTGGCACGCTTTAGTAAATTATCAGATAGAATGTTTGTGTTTCAACTCGACAGAAAAGTTTGGTCGGAAATCCACTATCCGAGAGCCCACTTACGAGACACTTACGTTCCAAGAGAACGAGCATTTCATACTTGTAATATTATAG GGAATTATTTAGTTGTATTTGGTGGATATTCTCACAGACACAATAAAGAGGAAATTTGTTATGATAATCAGATGTATCTGTATCACCTGGGCTGTCATGCCTGGGTAAGTCACGATGTATTGGGTTTGAATGACAAAG ATTCACGTTATCCGAAACAACAAGGAGTATTCGCGCATGCGGCTGATGTGCGCAACGGAAACACTTTGTTATTAGTTGGTGGTTATCACGGAAACGTAAACGCGGATTTACTCGCGTATACACTACCACCGATGCTCGCACCAGGAGACGAAGATTACATAGAACCCGAACAAATCTGCTCAAGACACAAAAGCCTAATGGAATGTGCCGCAAATCCAGAATGCGGTTGGTGCTCAGCAGACGAGATATGTTATGGTAGAACCATTGGTAGTAATTGTACGACTAATCTTCAAACGACTCGCTGTCCAGGCGTTTGTCCTGCGCTTGGGGATTGTCATTCTTGTTTAATACATGGTCAACCTGGCGGTGGTTGGGGCACGACTGCTCGTGGAAAGAAGTCCGTTTCCAACAAATTAAATCTTGGTACTTGCACTTGGTGTGTTCAAAATGCGCGGTGTCATCACAAAGATGATAATTACGGAGTCTGTGGTCTCCGAGACGACACGCCGTTACAAATACCCGGATGGTGGGGTCCGAAAGgaacagaaattataaaagtcGAGGAGTGTCGGGAAATGGATAAAAGGCCAggattaacatttttaaagtataaacCGCCCGTAAACTTTAGTCAGCCAGACTCTGTAACGATAGTTAATGCTACCACGGTTGATTTCAACGTTCCGTCTGTGCAAGGGGCAAAAATAGAGTCTGCccttggcggtgaaatgattGCTAGATTAATTGGATTCCTTAGACCACCGCAATATTATTGGGACAGCACGGTAGAGCACTTGAAGATCTGCGTTAGTTACAACAGCGCAACCCTGCACGTATCGCGAAGCGACGATCCTCAAGAATTGGAATTAGTCGCGAATTTAACCGCTGAGACGTCACAGTGCATTCCAACAAAATGGCCCGACGGACATCAAATGATGTTGTTGCCAGGGCGATATCTACTAGATTTCGAGTCGAAAAGGATGGTTACCGCAAGCTACGCGTACGCCAGTAAAATGGAAATAACCCATAACAAGAAAACCGAGAACCCAAAGGTGTTCACTTTCGAATATCTTGAACCATATCAAAACGGATCTTGTcatcaatataaaaattgtcttcACTGCCTAACCGATTCTTCGTGTGGCTGGTgcgatattattaataaatgtctATCACGTTCGATCAACGAAACGGAAAGTTGCGTAGCCGACATGGATTGGGACGAAGATGGGAGTCCGATTCGCGAATGGCATTACTTAACCATCACTCCTTCAGCCTGTGCCAATTGTTCTAATTACATTTCCTGCGAATCCTGCGTTGGTAGCAACTTGTGCGAATGGTGGACAGAGGAAGCTCGTTGCGCAAGAATAGGTAGAGTACCTAACGCTGTCGTTAGTCTCGATCAGTGTCCAATCCCGTGTAGACAGCGGTCAAACTGCACGCAATGTTTGGATGAACGTGGAAGATGCGTATGGTGCGAAGCCACGCAAGAGTGCTTTTCGTTTTCGGTATACACGTCCGAATACCAGTTCGGTTTATGTAGAGAATGGATGGATCAAGCTGGTCTAATGGGAGTAACCGCGAGATCTGGATCATCCTTAACAGGCAACGATCAATGCAAAAGTTGCAGTCGGCACACGAATTGCTCCAGTTGTTTACACTCGTTGAGTTGTGGCTGGTGTTACAGTCTGGAGAATCCTATTTTGGGAGTATGCGTGCAAGGGGATTTCAATCAGCCTCACGTCAATTGTAGCTTAGTAATCAACGAATATCAAAATAGCACCTTAGAAGCTGATGAATCCAGTTGGGCATACGCACAATGCCCCGACGTCGACGAATGCGATTTAGGTCTGCACGATTGCCATCCTAACGCGTTGTGTACGAACACTCACGGTAGTTTCAGTTGTCAATGTAAAAGAGGTTTCAACGGCGATGGTAAAGAGAATTGCACGAAAACCTGTTACGAGAAATGCATCAACGGTCGTTGTAGCGAGGACCCTCTCTACAAATGCGAGTGCTACCTTGGTTGGACAGGACCGGATTGTAGAACGAATTGCGGTTGTTACAATCACTCTACTTGCGTGCAAGGCCCGGGTGTTTGCGACGAGTGTCAGGATTGGACTACTGGCGTGTATTGCGAGGAATGCAAGGCGGGCAGCTATGGTAATGCCACAACGTCGCTTGGATGCAAAAAATGTAACTGTAACGAACACGGAGACAAAGATCTGGCCATTTGCGATCGACAAACTGGTGTATGCTTCTGTCGCGATAACACGCAAGGGGACATGTGTCAGCGCTGTAAGAAAGGCTATTACGGTGATCCTAGAGACGGTGGAATGTGTTATTATGGCTGTATGTCGCGTGGCATGCTCGGAGGCGAGGGAGCTGGTAGACAAGGCCTCGGTAGCAGACACTCGCAATTATCATTGCGGGAAAGTCATTTCGGGGAGTCGCCAACGAGAGAATGTCTCTGGATAGTCAGTCCAAAGACAGACCTTTCGTCGGATACGATGCTTCTAGGAACGCAAAGTGTTATTCAGTTTACTATACACGAGGACATAAATGTTAGCTGCCAAGAAAATAGCGTTTACGTGTACGACGGACTTCCCGAGTTTGTCTCGTCTACTACTAGTCATCAGAGTCAACTACTAGGCGTTTATTGTACAGAAAGCACGGATTATCCTGTAACAGTGGAAGCCAAGTCTGGATTTCTCACTGTTCACTATAAACAATTGGACGAGGTGGAGGGATTCAATGCAAGCTACATAATAATGACGTGTAACAGTTGCCCTGGGAATCGAGAATGTCGAAGTGGGAATTGTTTGTGTAAAACTGGTTTCGTGGGTATCAATTGCGATATCGAACTATGTCCTAACAACTGTACATCGTCCAAGAAGCAAGGCATCTGCGACAAGGGCTATGGTCGCTGCGTTTGTACAGCCGGATACGGTGGACACGATTGCTCGATCGTAATTAAAGATCATCAATTGGTTTTCACCGAACTGTTTAATTCCGAGTACTTGGCAGATCACTTGGATCATCTGCGAAAAACTCTGCCGCGATTCGGTCATACATTGGTCGCCGACAGAAGGGGTAGTCTGTGGATGTTCGGCGGATATTCTCTTAGCCACGGTCCTTTGAACGATATCAGACTGTTCGATACTAAAAACAACACGTGGATGCCTATTACCGTGGAATCGAATTCGGAAGCTTCCATGCCTCAAGGTAGATATTTCCATGCGACTGAAATAGTCCACAGCAGACAACAGATATACGTCTACGGCGGTTTGTCGATGAAGGAGGAAGACATTCAAGGATTATCGAACAACACGTTGAGCGATTTCTGGAAGTTCAGTCTTCAGAATCAGAAGTGGACACAAATCACGCGCGACGAGTTGGAAAGGGAGCCACCGCCTTTGGCTGGGCATACGTTGACTTTACGCAGAAACGGAGAGTCGGAGAGTCTGTTATTGATTGGGGGATTTAGCCCCAAGTACGGATATCTTGACATAGTATGGGAATTTAATCTGGAAACGGAAACTTGGCACACGATTAACACGATTGGAAATGGACCATTGGGAGTTTATGGCCATTCGACCGTATACCATAGCAAATCGGAcagcttttatattttcggTGGATACACGTATGCGATAAATCGAACCTTCATCTCCAACAAATTGTACGCGTTGAATTATAAAACTCGCACTTGGTCGGTGCTTCCACCGTTTGACGATGATCTCACCGATGGAAGTAGTTTG CCCCAAGCTAGATTTCTTCATTCTGCCGTCACCACTGACGAATACATGGTCATATTCGGTGGTCGCCAAAATCCTCATAATACTTCTGATTCGTTGATCGCTTACAAGTATTCGTGTAATTTATGGATTCGTTTGATAACAAAGGATATGGAAGTAATCGGAAGTCCTCCGCCACCAGCATATGCTCACGCGATGACTCACGCTGACCCAGAGTCTAATGCTGTGTACGTTGTCGGCGGTTTTGACGGTGGAATTAAAAGTCATGTTACACTCATAAACATACCTGAAGATTTGTGCAATCTTTGGACAGATAAAATAACTTGCAGAAAATACTTCGGATGCTCCTTTTGTTCTGTTACTACAATTAGTGGGAATAATGCTTCTTTCTGTTTTTCTAATGAAGTGTCTGTTAATAAGGATGACAg ATGCGATATTAATGTTACTCAGGCCCAACGATCGAATGGAATCTTTTGTAATTCAGAATGGATGGCGAGCAGAAAatgtcaaaattttaaaacttgCACGGAATGTTTAGCAAAGTGGCCGTATTATACAAACGAGGAGCCAGTATGCAAATGGTGTATGAATTGCCAAGATGGATCGTGTATACCGTCCGACAAAGACTGCGATGAATTAAATAGGTGCAGCATCAGACAAATGTCGGCGATGGATGTAAATCAATGCGGTGAACGACAATGTCCAGCTAGCGATTGCGAGAAATGTAAAAGTCTCGGCGAAGGTTGTGTATGGACAAGACAAGTCTTGAAGATTT CTGAGGTGGGAGTTGCAGTAACAGGTGAGCCTGTATACGATTGGAATTGTGTACCGAATGTTATCTTCGAGAGATCGAGTATTAAAAAGGGAAGCACACAATGCGAGAAACGATGCGTTGATCATAAAGATTGTAGAAGTTGTTTGAAGGGAACTGGAGCTGAAGGTGGATGGCGGGAATGTAGATGGTCTACGCAACTCAACGAA tGCATCTCTCCATCGTATCAACCTCTTTACTGCGCTGGTGGTGTATGTGGCTTGGTACTACGTAATTCTGATATGGATCATTGTCCCGAGCCATGTTCCGTTTTTAAGCAATGCAGCACATGTTTAAAGCACTCCCACTGTGGGTGGTGTTCTTTAAATTCAACTAACATGACTGGTCAAGGAATATGTACAGAGGGCTCGCTGGAAGCGCCTGCGGATCATCCAGCTGGTGGCACATGCGAAATGCTGTATTATCAACAGTTTCCTCAAACGGAAGCAc GTGTTATAACATTTCTTAAAAGTCCATCGATTCCTAATGTAATATCGAAGCCAATATTTTCTTGGCACTACGTGCGATGCCCTCCAGAAAACGAATGCACCAATGGACACCATACATGTTCCCCGAAAAGTGAAAAGTGTTTCGATTCGGAGGAAGGCTTCGAGTGCATGTGCGGCGACGGATATAAAACtgaaac gCCCTCATCCAACGAGTTTGGAAG aaaaatttgcGTGCCAATGTGTACGCAAGGTTGCGTAAGAGGAACATGCATAGATCCAAATGTTTGCCGTTGCGACTTTGGTTACGTAGGTGCCAATTGTTCGATTCAGTGCCAGTGTAACGGCCATAGTAATTGCGCAGGTCCGGATAAATTGGACGTCTGTTTGGAGTGCCATAATAATACGATGGGACCACAATGCGACAAGTGTTTACCTCTGTTCGTTGGAAATCCAATGGACAATGGACAGTGTATACCATGCCTTGAATATTGTAACGGGCATACACGAATTTGCATCAATGAAAGCATGACCGTACcg GATCCGAATTCTATCAACAAAATGTCGTtcgatttattaaagaaacagtTAGTCGAGGGCCCTGTAGCCAAGGCGAAATGTGTGAATTGCGGCAACAACACGAAAGGTGACAAATGTGGCGAATGCATGACTGGTTATTTTAGAGGAACGGAAGATTTACGGGATGTGTGTCGACC ttGTGAATGTCACGGGCATGGATTCACTTGCGATCCTGTAACAGGAGAAAAGTGCAATTGCGGTAATAATACAGAAAGTCAGCCATGTACCAGTGGCCCTAtgaagggtacgaatactggTGGTCCTCCATGCTGGATGGTGCAATGCAGTAAATGCAAGGAGAACTATGCTGGCGTACCAACTATGGGACATCAGTGTTACAAGACTGTAACAGTTGACAACAAAATGTGCTTTGATTCCAAATTAATAG ACGAGTGCAAATTGAAGCCAAAGCCATTGAATCCCGGTCAGACGGTATTCTACATGGTGCAGCCGCGTTTTATGAACGTCGATATCAGAGTCATGGTGGATGTAACTCAAGGAGCTTTGGACCTATTTCTTAGTCCTCGTGACGATTCTTTCGTCGTTACTTTAAATTCCACGACGGGCTATCAAGAC GTTGAATTGGACAACAGATTCGTATGGCGGAAAGATTCTCACATGTGGTCAGACGAGCACACCGGTAGCCGAATGAGGATAGTTGAATTCCATCCAGATAATACATTTGCATTTACATCTAACGGTACTACTACTGAACCAGATTGGAATACCGGCCCTCAATACATCGTGATGGAACGCTACGCGGAAAGTCTGGCTACTTTCTTAACCATCGAAAAGAGGAACACGTTGTTAGTCGTCAGAAACCTCACTAATCGATTGGTGTTAACTTTGCCACAGGACAAACACGAACTCCATCAAACAAAGTTTCACATCGCGTTAAGAGCAATCGACCCCGTACATCCAGAGATAAGTGGTCGAGCTGCCTATGGAATGATTTTCTTCCGACAGGATCAGTTGCATATCGacctcttcgtcttcttctcggtgttcttttcttgtttctttttattcctaGCTGGTTGCGTGGTCGCTTGGAAGACAAAACAGGCAGCCGATGTTCGAAGAGCGCGAAGAAGACACGTTGTCGAAATGTTGCATATGGCTAAGAGACCTTTCGCCTCGGCTACCATCATTTACGATCGAAATGGTAACGATTGTAGTCCGAGCTCACCTCAGCGAAAAAATAGACGTAATAAATTAGTTAGCTTTCACAGTGACGTTAGACCGGTAGCAGTCGAGCCAACCGATGACGGTGTCGCGGCTGTGGCCACGGTTTTCATCAGATTACCAGGTGGTCGACAGGCTCCTGTTAAATTGGCTCTGGGCAGCTCGTTGATATTATTGACCAGAGTTTATCCAGTCAATAGTAGAGTGTTCCTAAGACGTAGAAACAGTCACGCGTTGAACTGA